DNA from Hwangdonia lutea:
GTTGCTGAAAGGATAAGTTGCCTACCAATAATTCTGGTTGCCTCTGTTTTTTGAATTTTGTCGTAAAATAAGATAACGTCTACTGCTAATTTTTTAGTTCGTTTTTTTAACGCTTCAACAAACTCAGATTTGTTCATCTTTCAATTGTTTATTTAACTGATTATTTCATTAATTCATTAGTTCATTCTTTCATTGTCTTTAAATCACTTGAAATCCATGTGCATATGGGTCATCTTCATCATCAATAAAAATCGTATTATAACCATATATTTTTGCCCACCCTTGAATGCTTGGAACAATGGCTAATTTACCATCTAAATGGGTTTCTTTTTCAACACGACCAATAAATTTACTGCCTATAAAACTTTCGTGGATAAATGGCTCCTTAAGTTTTAGTTTTCCCTTGGTGTAAAGTTGTGCCAAACGCGCCGATGTACCTGTGCCACACGGGCTTCTGTCGATGGCCTTATCGCCATAAAACACGGCGTTTCTCCCCGATGAATTTGTGTCTATGGGATTTCCCGTCCATAACATATGACTGACATCTTTAATCGTTTCATTTTCTGGATGAACAAAACGATTCGGATACTTTTGGTTGATGCGTTGCCTAACAACTTGGGAATATTGAATAATTTTTGAGGCTGAAAAATCCTGAACTCCCGAAAAGTTTTTCTGCGGATCGACAATGGCATAATAGTTTCCGCCATAAGCCACATCGAAAATAATTTCGCCCAATTCTGGACAATCAACAGATAAATTTTCGGCTGCCAAATAGCTTTTTACGTTGGTTAATTTTACCCAATCTACTTTATTGTTAGTCTGTTTATATTCAATTTCAACCAAGCCAGCTGGTGCTTCCATTCTAATTTTTCCGGGTGTTTTTGGAGTAATCAAGCCCTCTTCAATGGCTATTGTAATGGTACCTATGGTGCCGTGTCCGCACATGGGTAAACAACCCGAAGTTTCAATAAACAGAATGGCAAAATCGTTCTCAGGGTTATGCGGTGGAAACAAAAAACTGCCACTCATCATATCGTGTCCGCGTGGTTCAAACATTAAGCCCTTACGAATCCAATCGTACTCTTTTAAGAAATGTTGGCGTTTTTCATTGATGTTATTGCCAACTAATTTTGGATGTCCTTGGGTAACGACCCTTACCGGATTACCGCAGGTATGTGCATCAATACAAACAAACTTTGTGCGTGCCATTTAGATATTAGCTGTGGTTTTCACACTGTTAACCAATCTGGAAATTCCCAAAGGGTTTTCATTTTTTAATTCGTCTGGAAGCAATTCGTTTGGCCAATCTTGATAACTGAATGGGCGCACCCAACGTTTAATGGAATCTACACCAACGGCTGTAAACCTCGAATCGGTCGATGCCGGATACGGCCCACCATGTTGCATGGACGGACACACCTCAACGCCTGTTGGCACACCATTAAATATAATGCGCCCCACTCTATTTTGTAAGGCATTGACAACATTCGGATATTCTGAAATTTCGTTATCATCAGAAATAATGGTTCCTGTAAGTTGTCCTTCTAATTTCGAAATAATGGTTTCCAGTTGCGCTTTATTTTCACATTGAACGACTAAAGAAAACGGACCAAACACCTCGTGGTGTAATGTGGGGTTGTTTAAAAACGTGTCGCCTTCAACAGTAGTTACAACTTGTCTGGCATAATTGGGCTCTACGCTATCCTCATAACCAGCCAAAACTTGAAGTCCGCTTTGTGCCAACGCATTTTTTTTATTGGTTTGGTAAGCCCCTGCAATATTTGGATGCAGCATGCACGACGGTTCTATTTTTACAATATCTTCGGCTAAATTATTTACAAAATTGGTTAAGCCTTGAGATTTTATCCCAATGATTAATCCCGGGTTGGTACAAAACTGCCCCGAGCCTAATGTAATGGAACCCGCATAAGTTTTAGCAATAGCTTCAGCTCGGTTATGTAATGCTTTTGGCAACAATACAACTGGGTTTATGCTTCCCATTTCTGCAAATACGGGAATAGGTTCGTCGCGTTTTGCCGCTAAATCATAAAGCGCACGACCACCTTTAATGCTTCCAGTAAAACCTACGGCCTTTACTTTTGGATGCTGTACCAAAGTTTGACCAACTTCAATACCGCTACTGTTTAAATTTGAAAAAACGCCATTTGGCATGCCTGTTTTTTCTGCTGCTTTTATCACAGCGGAAGCTACCATTTCACCAGTGCCTGCATGCATAGGATGCGACTTTACAATAACCGGACAACCAGCTGCCAATGCCGCAGCGGTATCTCCACCCGCCGTTGAAAACGCTAAGGGGAAATTTGAGGCTCCAAAAACGACAACGGGACCCAATGCGATATTCATTTTTCTTAAATCTACTTTTGGTAATGGTTCGCGATCTGGTTCTGCGGTATCGATAGATGCCTCTACCCAATTACCTTCCTCAACGTGATTTGCAAAGGCTCGTAATTGCCCTAAAGTTCTACCGCGCTCGCCCATGGCTCTGCCGTTTGGCAATCCACTTTCTGATGAATATACTTCTAATAAATCGTCGCCCAAAGCTTCAATTTCGTTAGCAATTTCTCTAAGGAATGTTGCTTTTGTGGCGCCTGAAATTTTGGAATAGGTTTTAAAAGCTTCTGCAGCTAAATCTGCTGCTTGGTTAACTTCGCTGTTTGAAGCTTCTGTGATGTTCCAATCATTTTCAATATTCAACAACGGATTGAATGTTTTAAACGTTCTGTTTGCTGTGGCCGATAGTTGATTGCCTATATAATTTTTTCCTGTTATCATTTTCCTCCCTTTACCCCTCCTAAAGAGGGCAATTTTTAATTATTAATTCTTTTTAAATGTGCTTTAATATCTACTGGTTTATGAACCGTTTTTGTTGATATTGGATATTTTGCCAATACATTTTCTGGGCGAATGGGGCGTTTCTCAAAACCACCCCCACAGTTTGGGCAAACGTGTTGCAAAACGGTTTCTACACAATTTTTACAAAAGGTACACTCGAAGGTGCAAATCATGGCCTCTTGAGAATCGAACGGTAATGATTTATTACAGTTTTCGCATGTTGGCCTTATTTCTAACATGTTTTTTTTCATTTACTTAAAACATAAAACTGGCCTTAGCAAATAAGCCCGTGTTAGGGATTGAGGCATTTGTTGAAGCTACCCGACGCAGGAGGGAGCGACTGCCGAAAGCCCGACCCCGATTTTTATCGGGGTAACACCCAAATTGTTTATACTAAAGTACTTAAATTTTTATAATTTGGCAGTGTTGGTCGTGCCTTTAACGCGGCTTCAATTACGCTTATTACGTGTTGGCGTTCGTTGCCGTGAAGTGGTAAACGCGGGGCACGAACATTTTCGGTGCCTATGCCTGTATACACTTCGGCGAGCTTGATGTTTTGTACCAATTTTGGGTTTATATCCAACTCTAACAACGGCATAAACCAGCGGTATATTTCGATGGCTTCCTTAATTTTTCCTGCTTTTTGAAGCTCGTAAATAGCAACGGTTTCGGCAGGAAATGCGCATACTAAACCGGCCACCCAACCGTCGGCACCCATAAGCAAACTTTCTAGGGCTATGGTGTCTACGCCTGTCATAATTTTAAGTCTGTCGCCAAAACGATTTTTAATTCGGGTTACGTTTGTAATGTCTCTGGTCGACTCTTTTACTGCCTCGATATTATCGCATTTTAGCAACTCTTCAAACATATCCAAAGTCACTTCAATTTTATAATCCACAGGATTATTATAAATCATTATGGGCAACGATGTGCTGTTTGCCACGGCTTTAAAATATTCTACGGTTTCGCGGTCTCCAGATTTATAGCGCATGGGCGGCAGCAGCATTAATCCTGTGGCACCGTCTGTTTCGGCTTTTTGTGCTGCTGCGATAGCGGCCTTTGTTGATTGTTCGGCAACATTAATTAAAACAGGAACTTGCCCTTTAACCATATTTACCGTTGTTTTAGTTAGTGTACTTTTTTCTTCATCTAATAAAGTACTTGCTTCTCCTAATGTGCCACCAAGTACAATACCGTGTACGCCGGCATTTAATTGTGCTTTAATGTTGGTTTCGAACATTTTTAAATCCAAAGTATCACCATCTGTAAACTTTGTTGTAACTGCTGGCATGATGCCTTCCCATTTTAAACTCATTGCTTAACGATTTATTTTTTATCAAAATTAAAGCTTGTTTGGTTTGATTGATAATATGTGTTTATCCAAAATATATATTATATTATCCTATTATTGATTTTAAATTATGACTTAGAGTATTATTTATGTAATTTTATCCACTTTATCTCTATCAAGCCATCGCTTAAAAGGAGAGAAAACAAAAAATAATTAAAATTGAAAGTTTTACCTTTTAAAATACCGAAACCAGAAAACGATGCCTTTATTTTTCAGGTCGATTATGCCGATGCCTTTTACGATAAATTGCACCAGCATGAAGAGATACAAATCAGTTTTATTGTTGAGGGCGAAGGCACTTTAATTGTTGGCGATACCATAAATGATTATACAAAAGATGATATTTTAATTATTGGCAGCAATATTCCGCATGTATTTAAAAGCGATTTGAATGCTTCGGGCGCATCGCACATGCTGTCGTTGTTTTTTACCAAACAATCTTTTGGGCTTCATTTTTTTGAATTGGATACCTTAAATGAATTGGGACTTTTTTTTAAGCGTGCCAAACATGGTTTTAAAATAACATCGAAAAAAAATCGGTTTAAAGAATTGTTTTTTGAAATAGAAAAAGTGAGCAAATTGAATCGGTTTATTATTCTGCTTCAGCTTTTAAAATTGGCTTCAATCTGTAACTATAAAAGTTTATCTTCATTTATTTATGATAAAAAATATTCGGATAACGAAGGTCACAGAATGCGAAATGTATTTACGTACACCATGGATAATTTTGAAAACGACATCACTTTAAACACCATTGCCGAAGTTGCAAACATGACGAAGAATGCCTTTTGTAAATACTTTAAAAAGCGGACTAATAAAACCTATATCCAGTTTTTAAATGAACTGCGGTTGGAGCACGCTTGCAAGCTTTTGCTATCAAACAAAGATTTAACAGTCTCTGAGGTTGCCGAAAAATCGGGGTTTAACAACATGTCTAATTTTAATAGGCAGTTTAAGGTGGTTAAGAAGGTGAATCCTTCGGAATACCGGAAACAGAATTTGTAGAAATGAAAGAAAAATATATTAATACGGTATTAATAATTTCGCTGATTATTACCCTAATTGGCATTGTTACGGGGAAATACCTTTTTATATTTTTGTTAGTTCCTCTAGGATTTGGTTGGTTTAAAAGGAAAGACAGAAAGGATTAAATTTTCTTTACATAATCGGTAATAATAACAATTTGCTGCGCACCAACTTTACCCTCGATATATTTATCGTTATCTCTATCTAAACGAATGTTTCTTACGGCAGTGCCTTGTTTTGCCACCATACTCGAGCCTTTTACTTTTAAGTCTTTGATTAATACTACCGAATCTCCCGCTTCTAAAATAACACCGTTAACATCGCGGTGTATTATTTTTTCGCTTTCGTCTTCGCCTTCGCCCGTGGCTTTGGCATATTCCAAAACATCGTCTTCCAAATACATCATATCCAATAAATCTTGCGGCCAACCTTCACTTTTTAATCGGTTTAACATTCTCCACGCCACTACTTTTACCGCTTGATGCTCGCTCCACATACTATCGTTTAAACAGCGCCAATGATTGGCATCGGTAGTTTCAGGGTTGTTTATTTGAGAGATACACCTGTTGCAAGCCAATAAACTGCCGTCGACTCCCGCGGTCGAAACTGGTGGCACTTCGTAAATCTCTAAATTTTCGGTCGCGGCGCATAATTCGCAGGCATTATTACTTCTTTGTTTAAGTGTATCTAATAAACTCATAGTATTTTACTTTTTGCAATAATACAGCTTAAAAGCGCATTAGGCAAATATGTTACTTTAGTGAGTCTTGAAGTTTTTTAGGCAGGGTTTTTAAAACCATATCATAAGAATGATCGATGAGCTTTAAAACGAATTTGGTTTCAAGTTCACCCTCATCAATATATACCGTATTCCAATGTTTTTTGCTCATGTGATACCCGGGGCGGATGCTGCTGTATTGTGCACGTAATTCTTCTGAGTAATCGGGGTCTCCTTTTAAATTGATAGCGGATTCGCCTTTCTCCCAGCTATCCAACCCTGTGAGCACAAACATTTTACCGAGTACTTTAAACACCAAAACGTTATCGTCGAAAGGAAATGCTTCAGAGGTTCCTTTTTTGTTTAAACAGTATTCTCGGAGTTGTTCGATGTTCATAAAAAAACACGTTTAATATATGTGGATGTAAACGTGTTTAAAACTACTGAATTTTATGCCCATTTAAAAATACTTCCCAATCCATTTACAGTTTGGAA
Protein-coding regions in this window:
- a CDS encoding DUF1272 domain-containing protein codes for the protein MLEIRPTCENCNKSLPFDSQEAMICTFECTFCKNCVETVLQHVCPNCGGGFEKRPIRPENVLAKYPISTKTVHKPVDIKAHLKRINN
- a CDS encoding dihydrodipicolinate synthase family protein, with translation MSLKWEGIMPAVTTKFTDGDTLDLKMFETNIKAQLNAGVHGIVLGGTLGEASTLLDEEKSTLTKTTVNMVKGQVPVLINVAEQSTKAAIAAAQKAETDGATGLMLLPPMRYKSGDRETVEYFKAVANSTSLPIMIYNNPVDYKIEVTLDMFEELLKCDNIEAVKESTRDITNVTRIKNRFGDRLKIMTGVDTIALESLLMGADGWVAGLVCAFPAETVAIYELQKAGKIKEAIEIYRWFMPLLELDINPKLVQNIKLAEVYTGIGTENVRAPRLPLHGNERQHVISVIEAALKARPTLPNYKNLSTLV
- a CDS encoding MmcQ/YjbR family DNA-binding protein, which codes for MNIEQLREYCLNKKGTSEAFPFDDNVLVFKVLGKMFVLTGLDSWEKGESAINLKGDPDYSEELRAQYSSIRPGYHMSKKHWNTVYIDEGELETKFVLKLIDHSYDMVLKTLPKKLQDSLK
- a CDS encoding 4-hydroxyproline epimerase; translation: MARTKFVCIDAHTCGNPVRVVTQGHPKLVGNNINEKRQHFLKEYDWIRKGLMFEPRGHDMMSGSFLFPPHNPENDFAILFIETSGCLPMCGHGTIGTITIAIEEGLITPKTPGKIRMEAPAGLVEIEYKQTNNKVDWVKLTNVKSYLAAENLSVDCPELGEIIFDVAYGGNYYAIVDPQKNFSGVQDFSASKIIQYSQVVRQRINQKYPNRFVHPENETIKDVSHMLWTGNPIDTNSSGRNAVFYGDKAIDRSPCGTGTSARLAQLYTKGKLKLKEPFIHESFIGSKFIGRVEKETHLDGKLAIVPSIQGWAKIYGYNTIFIDDEDDPYAHGFQVI
- a CDS encoding AraC family transcriptional regulator; protein product: MKVLPFKIPKPENDAFIFQVDYADAFYDKLHQHEEIQISFIVEGEGTLIVGDTINDYTKDDILIIGSNIPHVFKSDLNASGASHMLSLFFTKQSFGLHFFELDTLNELGLFFKRAKHGFKITSKKNRFKELFFEIEKVSKLNRFIILLQLLKLASICNYKSLSSFIYDKKYSDNEGHRMRNVFTYTMDNFENDITLNTIAEVANMTKNAFCKYFKKRTNKTYIQFLNELRLEHACKLLLSNKDLTVSEVAEKSGFNNMSNFNRQFKVVKKVNPSEYRKQNL
- a CDS encoding aldehyde dehydrogenase (NADP(+)) — its product is MITGKNYIGNQLSATANRTFKTFNPLLNIENDWNITEASNSEVNQAADLAAEAFKTYSKISGATKATFLREIANEIEALGDDLLEVYSSESGLPNGRAMGERGRTLGQLRAFANHVEEGNWVEASIDTAEPDREPLPKVDLRKMNIALGPVVVFGASNFPLAFSTAGGDTAAALAAGCPVIVKSHPMHAGTGEMVASAVIKAAEKTGMPNGVFSNLNSSGIEVGQTLVQHPKVKAVGFTGSIKGGRALYDLAAKRDEPIPVFAEMGSINPVVLLPKALHNRAEAIAKTYAGSITLGSGQFCTNPGLIIGIKSQGLTNFVNNLAEDIVKIEPSCMLHPNIAGAYQTNKKNALAQSGLQVLAGYEDSVEPNYARQVVTTVEGDTFLNNPTLHHEVFGPFSLVVQCENKAQLETIISKLEGQLTGTIISDDNEISEYPNVVNALQNRVGRIIFNGVPTGVEVCPSMQHGGPYPASTDSRFTAVGVDSIKRWVRPFSYQDWPNELLPDELKNENPLGISRLVNSVKTTANI
- a CDS encoding PhnA domain-containing protein translates to MSLLDTLKQRSNNACELCAATENLEIYEVPPVSTAGVDGSLLACNRCISQINNPETTDANHWRCLNDSMWSEHQAVKVVAWRMLNRLKSEGWPQDLLDMMYLEDDVLEYAKATGEGEDESEKIIHRDVNGVILEAGDSVVLIKDLKVKGSSMVAKQGTAVRNIRLDRDNDKYIEGKVGAQQIVIITDYVKKI